A stretch of the Massilia sp. W12 genome encodes the following:
- a CDS encoding CHAT domain-containing protein: MASSLFISHSSQDDDFVRELRTQLAAHGVEGWIDSRQLRGGDGLWSEIAAAIENCDAYLAVVSPAGLQSAWLGKELKHALAVQTARKAAGQDWRVVPLSLDSTRLGVLEALFSEEILYVPASSQAGGVAAAINPILVALGLRLPADGAPAAPQAEDALEELVLELTDCSMQEQDGKQRAVARARLLYKPAKPGQAEVISAKAWRLQAPIGPIEAEDLRWYLEKYAIWPGSAFAERKAQIESKLQHWGGLLYEQAMQQAVCGAADSALSPQLTQQVLSAWAALGDQVSRRFSVWVDGEAEHGASETEVRQAREAAGALLALPWELLHDGRRFFFQGAHATRVRRRLPGTRQQKPLQFDLPIRVLVLSPRPENASCDYIDHRISAKPLTAAAHALPGQVDIHILQNPSFTGLEAELRRAKQAGQAYHVLHFDGHGVYDPHVGLGGLCFEHPEDSAKWEQRRHELIYTDKLGPLLDQHRIALVFLEACQSATAQDATDSVATALLKSGVASVVAMSHSVLVSTARRFVETFYHSLAAGQRVGDAMLAAQQDLAANTVRGRVFGEGDFHLQDWFVPVLYQEQSDPALFRQQPAAQTVADYQTTLRHWLGETPAAPPGGFIGRSRELLALQRRLLGAGMRYCVIVGQGGEGKTALAAECARWLLHSQQLQQVAFVSVELHANLPAVLDALGRQLAGADYSVAQYSNLDAQCAPIERALRERRTLLLLDNMESILPPPWLNTAPALQEQAGQELAAILSVMQRLNAVGESRLIFTSREALPAPFAAAEARMDLAHLDVADAVALIEAALGGEAAGAGAAERARLEQIEALAHTVHCHARTLALLGPNLRACGVAQTQAALQTLMEKMARDYPGEREKSLFASVELSLARLSPANRHRARVLGLFHGAVQLNMLRAMMEWPEEEIADLAQDLVQTGLARLNPYQHLSLQAALCPYLARQLSGEESAAWAPRWQAVMRGYVEFLVQQQAQNAELAATLTELELANLFALLAQLEKAGDAAAIIGLATRLHGLLQNSGKTQLSQRVGQVRDAAQAQLGAGWSHAHFEAARTRIEQSLAAGQMPAALAGAQALLQQALAAGAEAYPDADYDCAGAHFLLGQVLRFAGHAQAALPLLQAAGQAFMAAAARRPADSPGKAAAEGMASNCLTEQADCLCDLGQYDAAAAAYQSAIAGAEQRGAVRSVAVGKGQLATVYWLQKRYQQALEAYEAARNSFAALHEHASVATILHQIGMVHAHAGKPERAEDAYRQSLAIEVRLGNAAGQASTLGQLGNLYDDHLQRPEQAVVFYQQALDIYIALEDKVKEGMLHNNLADTLCRLGNLPAAREHIRQAIACKAAFGHAATPWTSWGILFKIETAAGNHAAARDARQQACALYLAYRRDGGENHSGPGRLCAAIQTILHAGDAPQAQSLLQELAAEKDDADNVPWQALLAALLALSQGSRDPAVALDARLDYDDAAELMLLLENLPPVAEAGQ, encoded by the coding sequence ATGGCAAGCAGCTTGTTTATCTCCCACAGCAGTCAAGATGATGATTTTGTACGGGAATTGCGCACGCAATTGGCGGCGCATGGGGTGGAGGGCTGGATAGATTCACGGCAATTGCGCGGCGGCGATGGCTTGTGGTCGGAAATTGCGGCGGCGATTGAAAACTGTGATGCTTATTTAGCTGTGGTCAGCCCTGCGGGTTTGCAATCGGCATGGCTGGGCAAAGAATTAAAGCATGCGCTTGCCGTGCAAACAGCGCGCAAAGCAGCCGGCCAGGATTGGCGCGTCGTGCCGCTGTCGCTGGATAGCACCCGCCTGGGCGTGCTGGAAGCCTTGTTCAGCGAAGAAATATTGTATGTCCCGGCATCCAGCCAAGCCGGCGGCGTCGCCGCCGCCATCAATCCCATTCTGGTCGCCCTCGGCCTGCGCCTGCCGGCTGATGGCGCCCCCGCTGCGCCCCAGGCTGAAGATGCGCTCGAAGAGCTGGTGCTGGAACTGACTGACTGCAGCATGCAAGAGCAAGACGGCAAACAGCGCGCCGTCGCGCGCGCACGGCTGCTATACAAACCGGCCAAGCCCGGCCAAGCTGAAGTGATCAGCGCCAAAGCCTGGCGCTTGCAAGCGCCAATCGGTCCGATTGAGGCTGAAGATTTGCGCTGGTATCTGGAGAAATACGCGATCTGGCCCGGCAGCGCGTTTGCAGAGCGCAAGGCGCAGATTGAAAGTAAATTGCAACACTGGGGCGGCTTGTTGTACGAGCAAGCGATGCAACAGGCGGTATGCGGCGCGGCGGACTCAGCGCTGTCCCCGCAACTGACGCAACAAGTATTGAGCGCCTGGGCCGCGCTGGGCGATCAAGTCAGCCGGCGTTTTTCCGTATGGGTGGATGGCGAAGCCGAACACGGCGCCAGCGAAACAGAGGTGCGCCAGGCGCGCGAGGCGGCCGGCGCCTTGCTGGCCCTGCCCTGGGAGTTATTGCACGATGGCCGGCGTTTTTTCTTCCAAGGCGCGCACGCCACCCGGGTGCGGCGGCGCTTGCCCGGCACGCGACAGCAAAAACCGCTGCAATTTGATTTGCCGATCAGGGTCTTAGTGCTCAGTCCCCGCCCTGAAAACGCCAGCTGCGACTATATAGACCACCGCATCAGCGCAAAGCCATTGACAGCGGCGGCGCATGCCTTGCCCGGCCAGGTGGATATCCATATTTTGCAAAATCCATCATTCACCGGTTTGGAAGCCGAATTGCGCCGCGCCAAACAGGCCGGCCAAGCCTACCATGTGCTGCATTTTGACGGCCATGGCGTGTATGACCCGCATGTCGGCTTAGGCGGCCTGTGTTTTGAGCACCCGGAAGACAGCGCCAAGTGGGAGCAACGCCGTCACGAATTGATTTACACCGACAAACTCGGCCCGCTCTTGGATCAACACCGGATTGCCCTGGTGTTTTTAGAAGCCTGCCAAAGTGCGACCGCGCAAGACGCCACCGATTCCGTCGCCACCGCCTTATTAAAATCCGGCGTCGCCTCGGTGGTGGCGATGAGCCATAGCGTATTGGTGAGCACCGCGCGGCGCTTTGTCGAAACTTTTTACCACAGCCTGGCCGCCGGTCAGCGCGTCGGCGACGCCATGCTGGCTGCGCAGCAAGACCTGGCGGCCAACACCGTGCGCGGGCGCGTGTTTGGCGAGGGCGACTTTCATTTGCAGGATTGGTTTGTGCCGGTCTTGTATCAAGAGCAGTCCGACCCCGCGCTGTTTCGCCAGCAGCCCGCAGCGCAAACCGTGGCGGATTACCAAACCACGCTCAGGCATTGGCTGGGCGAAACGCCGGCCGCCCCGCCCGGCGGCTTCATTGGCCGCAGCCGCGAATTGCTGGCGCTGCAGCGCCGCTTGCTGGGGGCCGGCATGCGCTATTGCGTGATTGTGGGACAGGGTGGCGAAGGCAAGACCGCGCTGGCGGCAGAATGTGCGCGCTGGCTGCTGCATTCGCAACAGCTGCAGCAAGTCGCCTTTGTTTCGGTGGAATTGCATGCGAATTTGCCAGCGGTGCTGGATGCCCTGGGGCGCCAGCTGGCCGGCGCAGACTATTCGGTGGCGCAATACAGCAATCTGGATGCGCAATGCGCCCCCATCGAACGCGCCCTGCGCGAGCGCCGCACCCTGCTGCTGCTGGACAATATGGAAAGCATCTTGCCGCCGCCCTGGTTAAACACCGCGCCCGCCTTGCAAGAGCAGGCCGGGCAGGAATTAGCCGCCATACTCAGTGTGATGCAGCGCCTGAATGCGGTGGGTGAGAGCCGGCTGATTTTCACCAGCCGCGAAGCCTTGCCCGCACCGTTTGCAGCAGCAGAGGCGCGCATGGATCTGGCGCATTTGGATGTGGCCGATGCGGTGGCCTTGATCGAAGCCGCGCTTGGCGGCGAGGCAGCCGGGGCCGGCGCCGCCGAGCGCGCGCGCCTGGAGCAAATCGAAGCTCTGGCGCACACCGTGCATTGCCATGCGCGCACCCTGGCCTTGCTCGGGCCTAATCTGCGCGCCTGCGGCGTGGCCCAGACTCAAGCGGCATTACAAACCTTAATGGAAAAAATGGCGCGCGACTACCCCGGCGAGCGTGAAAAATCGCTGTTCGCCAGTGTGGAATTATCATTAGCGCGCCTGTCGCCGGCAAACCGGCACAGGGCGCGGGTGTTGGGGCTGTTTCATGGCGCGGTGCAATTGAACATGCTGCGGGCGATGATGGAATGGCCCGAGGAAGAGATAGCCGATTTGGCGCAAGACTTGGTGCAAACCGGCTTGGCCAGACTGAACCCTTACCAGCACCTGAGCTTGCAGGCGGCGCTCTGTCCTTACCTGGCCAGGCAATTGTCTGGCGAAGAAAGCGCAGCATGGGCGCCACGCTGGCAGGCGGTGATGCGGGGCTATGTGGAATTTCTGGTGCAGCAACAAGCCCAAAACGCCGAACTGGCCGCCACGTTGACGGAGCTGGAATTGGCGAATCTGTTTGCCCTGCTGGCGCAGCTGGAAAAGGCTGGCGATGCGGCAGCGATCATAGGCCTTGCCACCCGTCTGCATGGTTTACTGCAAAACTCAGGCAAAACGCAATTAAGCCAGCGCGTGGGCCAGGTGCGCGATGCGGCGCAGGCGCAATTGGGCGCCGGCTGGAGTCATGCGCATTTTGAAGCGGCGCGCACCCGAATTGAACAGAGTTTGGCGGCAGGGCAGATGCCTGCGGCCCTGGCCGGGGCGCAAGCCTTGCTGCAACAAGCGCTGGCGGCCGGGGCCGAGGCTTATCCTGATGCGGATTATGATTGCGCAGGGGCGCATTTTCTGCTTGGGCAGGTGTTGCGCTTCGCCGGCCATGCGCAAGCGGCGCTGCCGTTGCTGCAAGCCGCAGGCCAAGCTTTTATGGCGGCGGCGGCGCGCAGGCCAGCCGATTCTCCCGGTAAGGCGGCAGCAGAGGGCATGGCCTCAAACTGCCTGACTGAGCAAGCGGATTGCCTGTGTGATCTGGGCCAATATGATGCCGCTGCCGCAGCTTACCAAAGCGCCATTGCGGGGGCTGAGCAGCGCGGGGCTGTGCGCAGTGTGGCCGTGGGGAAAGGCCAGCTTGCCACGGTGTATTGGCTGCAAAAACGCTACCAGCAAGCTTTAGAGGCGTATGAAGCGGCGCGCAACAGCTTTGCCGCCTTACATGAGCATGCCAGCGTGGCCACGATTTTGCACCAAATCGGCATGGTGCATGCGCATGCCGGCAAGCCGGAACGGGCGGAAGACGCTTATCGCCAGTCATTGGCGATTGAGGTGCGCTTGGGTAATGCCGCCGGGCAAGCCAGCACGCTGGGGCAATTGGGTAACTTGTACGATGACCATTTACAGCGCCCGGAACAGGCGGTGGTGTTTTATCAGCAGGCCCTGGATATATATATTGCATTGGAAGACAAAGTAAAAGAAGGCATGTTGCACAATAATTTGGCCGATACCTTATGCCGGCTTGGCAATTTACCCGCCGCCCGCGAGCATATTCGCCAGGCAATTGCCTGCAAAGCAGCATTTGGCCATGCTGCCACACCGTGGACAAGTTGGGGCATTTTATTCAAGATCGAAACCGCCGCCGGCAATCACGCCGCCGCCCGGGACGCAAGGCAGCAAGCCTGCGCCCTGTATCTGGCTTACCGCCGAGATGGGGGTGAAAACCACAGCGGGCCAGGGCGCTTGTGCGCCGCCATCCAGACCATATTGCACGCCGGGGACGCGCCGCAAGCGCAAAGCCTGTTGCAGGAATTGGCTGCAGAAAAGGATGATGCCGACAACGTCCCGTGGCAAGCCCTGCTGGCCGCCCTCTTGGCCCTGAGCCAAGGCAGCCGCGACCCCGCTGTGGCGCTGGATGCGCGTTTGGATTATGACGATGCCGCCGAACTCATGCTGCTGCTGGAAAACTTGCCGCCTGTGGCAGAGGCCGGGCAGTGA
- a CDS encoding fibronectin type III domain-containing protein, translated as MSRHSVFTLKRSLCVLPLLFAAQVQAVEFEPSPNIRYKTMQSGTGWKLVSVPNEAMPGGVFTPPPAPLPQQQMLSKSGVASTSSVSGETMMYMIESSSGLSNAPLPAELKNDLANEFSNSAIMLRKSGNKQMMASVNNVSASSGTVIYVHKGVADAMAAGTVQQQYGAFVEPDGDSGGVMSAQQLSNGAAQPTLFGCGGKWYARSKGGSFNVNNLDRSKNFNIGGGFSGTIGADFPVTGKIDYTFNYSYRANSCIKIPYAVRFDNIRAKGDLNLNSSMLSLSGSINYKYNWRSPKTTLYNNSWTFFVGPIPVVLGLHVPLFYGVDVDASLGGSVSLTNAGSGVYSFDYTCTQSSCSGSNNSTVQFQNNNPGSNSAVSLKVDAKPYVAVEAIGYLYSQWFLSAGLGVEIGLPSTYWAYSGNNCGDANGDGTLETLKSSVLDVNAQLALYGKWQLVGKENWSWMDWKISIFGWEVFKVEDYTLREKAPFYALRRNLYFKEFANPATSALTPMIIGPSTVPATTSGYSVQMRSCVPFKDKVNYVIDWGDGTSNSFAGDANKPNYQAHNWSSTGAKTLRVTATSDAIKRNFGNISSTRQINVEALPAPGAPASISAPAMSGSSLTVSWGAASGTVATYELQGQFNNGAWTTLANLNALSTNLNLALGSHNLRVRACNSSGCGPFSSTVPVTVAAAPAKPTLSVLPVDLCVGENEASWNAVPGATSYRLFRASVNDPTRATLLRTVSTTYETVMVRSLSYIWVKACNGEVCSDFSNYGTARYQNVKICMM; from the coding sequence ATGTCAAGACATTCTGTCTTCACCCTCAAACGCAGTCTGTGCGTGCTGCCCCTCCTGTTTGCCGCACAAGTGCAAGCAGTTGAATTTGAACCATCGCCGAATATCCGCTACAAAACCATGCAATCCGGCACAGGCTGGAAGCTGGTGAGTGTTCCCAATGAAGCCATGCCGGGTGGCGTTTTCACCCCGCCGCCGGCGCCCCTGCCGCAACAGCAAATGCTGAGCAAGAGCGGCGTAGCCAGCACCAGCTCGGTGAGCGGCGAAACCATGATGTACATGATTGAATCGTCTTCCGGCTTGAGCAACGCTCCCTTGCCCGCCGAACTGAAAAACGATTTGGCCAATGAATTCTCCAACAGCGCCATCATGCTGCGTAAGAGCGGCAACAAGCAGATGATGGCCAGCGTCAATAATGTCAGCGCCAGCAGCGGCACCGTGATCTATGTGCATAAAGGCGTGGCTGACGCGATGGCCGCCGGCACCGTGCAACAGCAATATGGCGCCTTTGTCGAGCCGGATGGCGACAGCGGCGGCGTGATGAGCGCGCAACAGCTGAGCAATGGCGCAGCACAACCGACCTTGTTTGGCTGCGGCGGCAAATGGTATGCCCGCTCCAAGGGCGGCAGCTTCAATGTCAATAATTTAGACCGCTCCAAAAATTTCAATATCGGCGGCGGCTTCTCCGGCACCATCGGCGCTGATTTCCCGGTGACAGGTAAGATTGATTACACCTTCAACTATTCTTACCGCGCCAATTCCTGTATCAAGATCCCGTATGCCGTGCGGTTTGACAATATCCGCGCCAAGGGTGATTTGAACCTGAACAGCAGTATGTTGTCGCTGTCCGGCTCGATCAACTACAAGTACAACTGGAGATCGCCGAAAACCACGCTGTATAACAACTCCTGGACCTTCTTCGTCGGCCCGATTCCGGTGGTGCTGGGTCTGCATGTGCCGCTGTTCTACGGCGTGGACGTTGACGCCAGCCTGGGCGGCTCGGTCTCGCTGACCAATGCCGGCAGCGGTGTGTACAGCTTTGATTACACCTGTACCCAAAGCAGCTGCAGCGGCTCGAACAATTCGACCGTGCAATTCCAGAACAACAACCCGGGCTCGAACAGCGCGGTGTCCTTGAAAGTGGACGCCAAGCCTTATGTGGCGGTGGAAGCCATCGGCTATCTGTACAGCCAATGGTTCCTGAGCGCCGGTCTGGGTGTGGAAATCGGTCTGCCTTCGACCTACTGGGCTTACAGCGGCAATAACTGCGGCGACGCGAATGGCGACGGCACGCTTGAAACCTTGAAGAGCTCGGTGCTGGACGTGAATGCGCAATTGGCGCTGTACGGCAAATGGCAGCTGGTGGGTAAAGAAAACTGGAGCTGGATGGACTGGAAGATTTCCATCTTCGGTTGGGAAGTGTTCAAGGTTGAAGATTACACCTTGCGCGAAAAAGCCCCGTTCTACGCACTGCGCCGCAATCTGTACTTCAAGGAATTCGCCAACCCGGCCACCAGCGCGCTGACCCCGATGATCATCGGCCCCAGCACTGTCCCGGCCACCACTTCCGGCTACAGCGTGCAAATGCGTTCCTGCGTGCCGTTCAAAGACAAGGTCAATTACGTGATTGACTGGGGTGATGGTACAAGCAATTCGTTTGCCGGCGACGCCAACAAACCGAATTACCAAGCGCACAACTGGAGCAGCACCGGCGCCAAGACCCTGCGTGTGACCGCGACTTCGGACGCGATCAAGCGCAACTTCGGCAACATCAGCAGCACCCGTCAGATCAATGTGGAAGCCCTGCCGGCGCCTGGCGCACCGGCTTCGATTTCCGCACCGGCCATGTCCGGCAGCAGCCTGACTGTGAGCTGGGGCGCCGCCAGCGGCACCGTCGCCACCTATGAATTGCAAGGTCAATTCAACAATGGCGCCTGGACCACTTTGGCCAACCTGAACGCGCTGTCCACCAATCTGAACCTGGCCCTGGGCAGCCACAATCTGCGTGTGCGTGCTTGCAACAGCTCCGGCTGCGGCCCGTTCTCGTCCACCGTGCCGGTAACCGTGGCAGCCGCCCCGGCCAAGCCGACCCTGAGCGTGCTCCCGGTTGATCTGTGCGTGGGTGAAAACGAAGCCAGCTGGAACGCTGTTCCGGGCGCCACTTCATATCGCCTGTTCCGCGCCTCGGTAAACGATCCGACCCGCGCCACCCTGCTGCGCACTGTGAGCACCACGTATGAAACCGTGATGGTGCGCTCGCTGAGCTACATCTGGGTGAAAGCTTGTAACGGCGAGGTTTGCAGCGACTTCTCCAACTATGGCACTGCACGTTATCAAAACGTGAAGATCTGCATGATGTAA
- a CDS encoding TatD family hydrolase codes for MSSEVDHSTIEEMFGGRSVACPCCQNTLTPAMLLQLWQEMQALQADQSAFARLPAGSGARLIDPHAHMIARTTDDYEAMAKAGIVAVIEPAFWLGQARTNVGSFIDYFSTITGFERFRAGQFGIRHYCAIGLNPKEANNRALADAVLDVLPRYLAKEGVVALGEIGFDEQTAEEERALRAQIELAKEFDLPIMIHTPHRDKKQGTSRTMDVLESCGFDPARCVIDHNNEETLEEVLARGYWCAFTIYPSTKMGNERLAAIVEKHGPQRIIVDSACDWGVSDPLAVAKSARLMAARGIPAEVIAQVCYSNALAVYGLNGEMCEAHWTNPSPIDQRTLYGGNSVLRGQAPRIDPAQPDVIV; via the coding sequence ATGAGCAGCGAAGTGGATCACAGCACGATTGAAGAAATGTTTGGCGGCAGAAGCGTCGCCTGTCCCTGTTGTCAGAACACGCTGACGCCGGCGATGTTGCTGCAACTGTGGCAAGAGATGCAAGCGCTGCAAGCCGATCAAAGCGCATTTGCGCGCTTGCCAGCCGGCAGCGGCGCACGCTTGATCGATCCGCATGCGCATATGATTGCGCGCACCACCGACGATTATGAAGCGATGGCCAAAGCCGGGATTGTGGCGGTGATTGAGCCGGCCTTCTGGCTGGGACAGGCGCGCACCAATGTCGGCAGTTTTATCGACTATTTTTCCACCATCACCGGCTTTGAGCGCTTCCGCGCCGGGCAATTCGGCATCCGCCACTATTGCGCGATCGGCTTGAATCCGAAAGAAGCGAATAACCGCGCGCTGGCCGATGCGGTGCTGGATGTGTTGCCGCGCTATCTGGCCAAGGAAGGCGTGGTGGCTTTGGGCGAAATCGGCTTTGATGAACAAACCGCAGAAGAGGAACGCGCCTTGCGCGCGCAAATCGAGCTGGCCAAAGAATTTGATTTGCCAATCATGATCCATACCCCGCACCGCGATAAAAAACAGGGCACCAGCCGCACCATGGATGTGCTGGAATCCTGCGGCTTTGATCCGGCGCGCTGCGTGATCGACCACAATAATGAAGAAACTCTGGAAGAAGTGTTAGCGCGCGGCTATTGGTGCGCTTTCACGATTTACCCTTCAACCAAAATGGGCAATGAGCGTCTGGCGGCGATTGTGGAAAAACACGGCCCGCAGCGCATCATCGTCGATTCGGCTTGCGACTGGGGCGTATCCGACCCGCTGGCGGTGGCCAAATCCGCCCGCCTGATGGCCGCACGCGGCATTCCGGCAGAAGTCATCGCTCAGGTTTGCTACAGCAATGCGCTGGCGGTGTATGGCTTGAATGGCGAAATGTGTGAAGCGCACTGGACTAACCCATCCCCTATTGATCAACGCACTTTATATGGCGGCAATTCCGTGTTGCGGGGACAGGCGCCGCGCATTGATCCGGCGCAACCGGATGTGATTGTCTGA
- a CDS encoding EboA domain-containing protein: MHPLLPAETWADWRAQLPQIQSCLQEWISARASDPAWYLAQCQILASATPSDRPLNLLFKALGLAARKLGKADLALSAAQLQAAQTARAGWDPSRWSVDQAARSGLIVCTLAHLPSMEACAALLEQIAEQSEIQEQIALYQGYALYPQHPLLLPRAREAVRNGMRPVFAAFALRNPWPLAMFDEAAWNQMAVKTFFLDLPLWPVQGLSARANPALSAILYDLLCERRSAGRAISAELWRMLALCPDARICAVLQDLAQQAAPGSALRAALARAVLESGAPELDALRARLAQEYGAAMQDGSLADWPALAPWQE; encoded by the coding sequence ATGCATCCCCTGCTCCCCGCCGAAACCTGGGCCGACTGGCGCGCGCAATTGCCGCAAATACAAAGCTGTTTGCAAGAATGGATCAGCGCGCGCGCCAGCGATCCGGCCTGGTATCTGGCGCAATGCCAGATCCTGGCCAGCGCCACACCATCCGACCGTCCCTTGAATCTCCTGTTTAAAGCCCTCGGGCTGGCGGCGCGCAAACTGGGCAAAGCGGATCTGGCGCTCAGTGCGGCGCAATTGCAGGCTGCGCAAACTGCGCGCGCCGGCTGGGACCCCTCGCGCTGGAGTGTGGATCAGGCCGCGCGCAGCGGCTTGATTGTGTGCACACTGGCGCACTTGCCGTCGATGGAGGCTTGCGCAGCGCTGCTTGAGCAAATCGCCGAACAAAGCGAGATCCAAGAGCAAATCGCGCTGTATCAAGGCTATGCGCTCTACCCGCAGCACCCGCTTTTGCTCCCGCGCGCGCGCGAAGCGGTGCGCAATGGCATGCGCCCGGTGTTTGCCGCGTTTGCTTTGCGCAATCCCTGGCCGCTGGCGATGTTTGACGAAGCGGCCTGGAATCAGATGGCGGTCAAAACGTTTTTCCTTGACCTGCCCTTGTGGCCGGTGCAAGGCTTGAGCGCGCGCGCAAATCCGGCCTTGAGCGCGATTCTGTATGATTTATTGTGCGAACGGCGCTCCGCCGGACGCGCCATCAGCGCAGAACTCTGGCGTATGCTGGCCTTGTGTCCCGACGCCAGAATCTGCGCCGTCTTGCAAGACCTGGCGCAACAGGCTGCGCCCGGCAGCGCCCTGCGCGCCGCGCTGGCGCGCGCGGTGCTGGAGTCGGGCGCGCCGGAATTGGATGCGCTGCGCGCGCGCCTGGCGCAAGAATATGGCGCCGCGATGCAAGACGGCAGTCTGGCGGATTGGCCGGCGCTCGCCCCCTGGCAGGAATGA
- a CDS encoding UbiA family prenyltransferase, producing MNTLSSRGKISVWLRLGRISNLPTVWSNVLAALLIAGGAMPHPSLLLLLMLALSLFYVGGMYLNDAYDSAIDARDRPQRPIPAGQAQSTTVFAAGFAMLGAGWLMLSQAGKAPSILYGALLAGCIVLYNVWHKDNPVSPLIMGSCRALVYLCAGSALALHPDAPGGWLILPAAGALLLHIVGLSHAAKQEDQHRLLRNWPLAALALPPLYFLALWWRQSAAEWQILDSLFVCMLALLLGALGKALRLLFSIRRGAQPRARIGQVVAQLIAATSLLDGVALLACQPALPPASALLAAAACALAWMLTLFFQRTIPGT from the coding sequence ATGAACACCCTCAGCTCAAGAGGCAAAATCAGCGTCTGGTTGCGCTTAGGCCGCATCTCCAATCTGCCCACTGTGTGGAGCAATGTGCTGGCGGCCCTGCTCATCGCCGGCGGCGCGATGCCGCACCCGTCCCTGTTGTTGCTGCTGATGCTGGCGCTTTCCCTGTTTTATGTCGGCGGCATGTATTTAAATGACGCATATGACAGCGCGATTGACGCGCGCGACCGCCCGCAACGCCCGATCCCGGCAGGCCAGGCGCAAAGTACAACCGTGTTCGCCGCCGGCTTCGCCATGCTGGGGGCCGGCTGGCTGATGTTGAGCCAGGCCGGCAAAGCGCCCAGCATTTTATATGGCGCGCTGCTGGCCGGCTGCATCGTGCTCTACAACGTCTGGCATAAAGACAATCCGGTCAGTCCCCTGATTATGGGCAGTTGCCGCGCCCTGGTGTATTTATGCGCCGGCAGCGCACTCGCGTTGCATCCGGATGCGCCGGGCGGCTGGCTGATTTTGCCGGCGGCTGGCGCGCTGTTGCTGCACATCGTCGGCCTGAGTCACGCCGCGAAACAGGAAGATCAACACCGCCTGCTGCGCAATTGGCCGCTGGCCGCGCTGGCCCTGCCGCCGCTGTATTTTCTGGCGCTGTGGTGGCGGCAAAGCGCTGCGGAATGGCAAATTCTGGACAGCCTGTTTGTCTGCATGCTGGCGCTGTTGCTGGGCGCGCTGGGCAAAGCGCTGCGGCTCTTATTCAGCATCCGGCGCGGCGCCCAACCGCGCGCCCGCATCGGCCAGGTGGTGGCGCAATTGATCGCCGCCACCAGCCTGCTGGATGGGGTGGCGCTGCTGGCCTGCCAGCCCGCGCTGCCGCCCGCCAGCGCGCTGCTGGCCGCCGCCGCCTGCGCCCTGGCCTGGATGTTGACCTTATTTTTCCAACGCACCATCCCCGGAACCTGA
- the eboE gene encoding metabolite traffic protein EboE has protein sequence MKLSMLPGKPHLGYCSNIHAGETLAEIEAGLRQHLPLLRQHLQASGVLAPRAPLGLGLRLSAQAAAALQASVTLQEFAALLDNLGAYVFSINAFPYGEFHRKPVKQQVYEPDWSSSQRVRYSSDCARVLASLSPLGEAGSISTVPLGWRNASPDHERIAAMLPQLQAAVLALVQVEREAGQRICLALEPEPGCLLENGADALDFFRQYWLAASNLRQLAQLLHCNINQAERIARRHLGLCFDVCHSAVEFEEPRQILQQAQDLGVSVAKIQLSNALRIPAMHAQLAPQLQGFDDGVYLHQVVRRQHASLLRDNDLPQALASASAEWPQQEWRIHCHVPLFWEGEAQIGPTRQELRQTLSLLREQAISPHLEIETYTWDVLPPALRGMHKAEAIAREFEYVYRELQS, from the coding sequence ATGAAATTATCCATGCTGCCCGGCAAACCGCATCTGGGCTATTGCAGCAATATCCACGCCGGCGAAACCCTGGCGGAAATTGAAGCCGGCTTGCGCCAACACCTGCCCCTGTTGCGACAACACTTGCAAGCCAGCGGCGTGCTGGCGCCGCGCGCCCCGCTGGGCCTGGGTTTGCGCCTCTCGGCGCAGGCCGCAGCCGCCTTGCAAGCCAGCGTCACGCTGCAGGAATTCGCCGCCCTGCTCGACAATCTCGGCGCCTATGTGTTCAGCATCAATGCCTTTCCATATGGCGAATTCCACCGCAAGCCGGTCAAACAACAGGTGTACGAACCGGATTGGAGCAGCTCGCAGCGGGTGCGCTACAGCAGCGATTGCGCGCGCGTGCTGGCAAGCTTATCGCCCCTGGGCGAAGCCGGCAGCATTTCGACTGTGCCGCTGGGCTGGCGCAACGCCAGCCCGGATCATGAGCGCATCGCCGCCATGCTGCCGCAATTACAGGCTGCCGTGCTTGCCCTGGTGCAAGTCGAACGTGAAGCCGGGCAGCGGATTTGTCTGGCGCTGGAGCCGGAACCCGGCTGTCTGCTGGAAAACGGCGCGGATGCGCTGGATTTTTTCCGCCAATACTGGCTGGCTGCAAGCAATTTGCGACAGCTGGCGCAACTCCTGCACTGCAATATCAATCAGGCCGAGCGGATTGCGCGCCGCCATCTCGGCCTGTGTTTTGATGTCTGTCACAGCGCAGTGGAATTTGAAGAACCGCGCCAGATTTTGCAACAAGCCCAGGATTTGGGCGTGAGCGTGGCCAAAATCCAGCTCTCCAACGCCTTGCGCATTCCAGCCATGCATGCGCAGCTGGCGCCGCAGTTGCAGGGTTTTGACGATGGGGTGTATCTGCATCAAGTGGTGCGCCGCCAACACGCCAGCCTGTTGCGCGATAATGATCTGCCGCAAGCGCTGGCCAGCGCCAGCGCAGAATGGCCGCAGCAGGAATGGCGCATTCATTGCCATGTCCCGCTATTCTGGGAAGGCGAGGCGCAAATCGGCCCGACGCGACAGGAATTACGGCAAACTTTAAGCCTGTTGCGCGAGCAAGCCATCAGCCCGCATCTGGAAATCGAAACATATACCTGGGATGTGCTGCCGCCGGCCTTGCGCGGCATGCACAAAGCAGAAGCGATTGCGCGCGAATTTGAATACGTTTATCGGGAATTGCAGTCATGA